One segment of Mycolicibacterium neworleansense DNA contains the following:
- a CDS encoding ABC transporter substrate-binding protein produces MKTALIALTAGLTLAAAGCSLDSATKSADTVDVVVGYQSKTINTVTAGTLLRAQGYLEQRLNDITTRTGTKYNVTWQDYDTGAPITAQMVAEKIDIGSMGDYPMLINGSKTQANERAKTEIVSVTGYNPKGALNMVVVSPDSPAKSLTDLAGKKVSASVGSAGHGMLVQALGKAGIDAKTGVEVLNQQPQVGASSLESGQVQALSQFVAWPGLLVHQGKAKLLFDGAELNYPTLHGVVVRRAYAAEHPEVLDAFLQAQLDATDFLNTKPLEAARLVAEGSGLPQEVVYLYNGPGGTSFDTTLKPSLVDALKGDVPYLKSIDNFADLDVAGFVQDGPLRAAFSARGQDYDKAVSSGANPSALSGTDPVCHTAVDNPATAGELWLDGADTTTAAVTPVCLLKAIRQAEGEGKKVRAAYVSDAELGTRWFADKAVWVRLPGPGAEGYLPFGTQAGAERYTATHPGAAVVDYRQALAGAV; encoded by the coding sequence GTGAAAACAGCCCTGATCGCCCTGACCGCCGGCCTGACCCTCGCGGCGGCCGGATGCTCTCTGGATTCGGCTACCAAATCCGCCGACACCGTCGACGTCGTGGTCGGCTACCAGTCCAAGACCATCAACACCGTCACCGCCGGCACGTTGCTGCGCGCCCAGGGTTACCTGGAACAGCGCCTGAACGACATCACCACCCGCACCGGCACGAAGTACAACGTCACGTGGCAGGACTATGACACCGGCGCCCCGATCACCGCGCAGATGGTGGCCGAGAAGATCGACATCGGCTCGATGGGCGACTATCCGATGCTCATCAACGGATCCAAGACACAGGCCAACGAACGTGCCAAGACCGAAATCGTGTCGGTCACCGGGTACAACCCGAAAGGCGCGCTGAACATGGTTGTGGTCTCGCCTGACTCGCCGGCGAAATCGTTGACCGACTTGGCCGGCAAGAAGGTCTCGGCCAGCGTCGGATCAGCCGGCCACGGCATGCTGGTGCAAGCGCTCGGCAAGGCAGGTATCGACGCCAAGACCGGGGTCGAGGTACTCAACCAGCAGCCGCAGGTCGGTGCGTCCTCGTTGGAATCCGGCCAGGTACAGGCACTTTCGCAGTTCGTGGCGTGGCCGGGGCTGTTGGTACACCAGGGTAAGGCCAAGCTGCTCTTCGACGGTGCCGAACTGAACTATCCGACCCTGCACGGTGTGGTGGTGCGGCGCGCCTATGCGGCCGAGCATCCCGAAGTGCTCGACGCCTTCCTGCAGGCTCAGCTCGACGCCACCGACTTCCTCAACACCAAACCGTTGGAGGCGGCCCGGCTCGTGGCCGAGGGCAGTGGACTGCCGCAGGAGGTCGTCTACCTGTACAACGGGCCCGGTGGTACATCATTCGACACCACGCTCAAGCCTTCGCTGGTCGACGCGCTCAAAGGTGATGTGCCCTACCTGAAGTCGATCGACAACTTCGCCGATCTCGACGTAGCCGGATTTGTACAGGACGGGCCGCTGCGGGCTGCGTTCTCGGCGCGCGGACAGGACTACGACAAGGCCGTGAGTTCCGGTGCCAACCCGTCGGCGTTGAGCGGCACCGACCCGGTGTGCCACACCGCCGTCGACAACCCCGCCACGGCCGGCGAACTCTGGCTCGACGGGGCGGACACCACCACGGCGGCCGTGACGCCGGTGTGCCTGCTCAAGGCGATCCGGCAGGCCGAGGGCGAGGGCAAGAAGGTTCGCGCCGCCTACGTCAGCGACGCCGAACTGGGTACCCGGTGGTTCGCAGACAAGGCGGTGTGGGTCCGCCTGCCCGGGCCGGGAGCCGAGGGGTACCTGCCGTTCGGCACCCAGGCCGGCGCCGAACGTTATACGGCCACGCATCCCGGTGCGGCGGTCGTCGACTATCGGCAGGCGCTGGCAGGTGCGGTATGA
- a CDS encoding 4Fe-4S dicluster domain-containing protein: protein MTLVNQRADVPVTIDESLCIQGCTLCVDVCPLDSLAINPDNGKAYMHVDECWYCGPCAARCPTGAVSVNMPYLIR from the coding sequence ATGACATTGGTCAATCAACGCGCCGATGTCCCGGTGACCATCGACGAATCCCTGTGTATCCAGGGCTGCACGTTGTGCGTCGACGTGTGCCCGCTTGATTCGCTGGCCATCAACCCTGACAACGGCAAGGCCTACATGCACGTCGACGAGTGCTGGTACTGCGGGCCGTGCGCCGCTCGCTGCCCAACCGGCGCCGTCTCCGTCAACATGCCCTATCTCATCCGCTAG
- a CDS encoding GntR family transcriptional regulator: MSSQPEGHPVSLPSRRARADQARQVADVLRHQIYEGTYDDALPAEGELAAEFFVSRNTIREALAVLKSEGLIDRGTKVGTHVAARKYDHGLDALVGLKETFKDYGDVRNEVRAVQRLSAPPAVARKLALEPGAQVVFIERLRYLADLPLSLDLTYLTPDIGEQVIEHPLESNDIFALIERVSGRRLGGAGLALEAVSADPHSAATLQVPAGSALLMAERLTSLDDGTPVDLEYIRMRGDRITMRGNLIRDT, translated from the coding sequence GTGTCGTCCCAGCCCGAAGGCCATCCCGTATCGCTGCCGAGTCGCCGCGCGCGTGCCGATCAGGCTCGCCAGGTGGCCGACGTGCTGCGCCATCAGATCTACGAGGGCACCTACGACGACGCCCTGCCGGCCGAGGGCGAGCTGGCCGCCGAATTCTTCGTGTCCCGCAACACGATCCGTGAGGCTCTCGCAGTCCTCAAGTCCGAGGGCCTGATCGACCGTGGCACCAAGGTGGGCACACACGTGGCGGCCCGCAAGTACGACCACGGCCTCGATGCGCTGGTGGGCCTGAAGGAGACCTTCAAGGACTACGGCGATGTCCGCAACGAAGTCCGCGCCGTGCAGCGCCTGTCCGCCCCGCCCGCGGTGGCCCGCAAGCTGGCGCTGGAGCCCGGTGCGCAGGTGGTCTTCATCGAGCGGCTGCGCTATCTCGCCGATCTGCCGCTGTCGCTGGACCTCACCTACCTGACGCCCGACATCGGTGAGCAGGTGATCGAGCACCCGCTCGAAAGCAACGACATCTTCGCGCTCATCGAACGGGTCAGCGGGCGCCGCCTCGGTGGGGCCGGCCTTGCCCTGGAAGCGGTTTCGGCTGATCCGCATTCCGCCGCGACGCTGCAGGTGCCGGCCGGGTCGGCGCTGCTGATGGCCGAGCGGCTGACGAGTCTGGACGACGGGACACCCGTCGACCTGGAGTACATCAGGATGCGTGGTGATCGAATCACCATGCGCGGCAACCTCATCCGAGACACATGA